The genomic segment TTATATCCATCTTGTGGAGATGTTCCCAAAACATAAGAGTTGGGCAAAAACGGATAGCGTTTGAACTGGTCTTTTATCAGTCTGAGGTCAGAAGGGTTGGGAATGTAGCCTTTATAGCCTTTGGTGTTTTCTTGCAGTCGTTTTTTTGCTACGGCTACAGTTATGGGAGCTAAATCATTCTCTGGAGAATTGACATACATCATTGTAGCCACAATAAACATTGCTGCTCCTCCTTCTGGAGTTTGGGAAATCTTATCACGAACTTCTAAAAATTCGTCTATATTTTGAGGTAGTCGGCTTATTTCGACTGTATTTTCTGTTTGAGTAGCTGAAATAGGTGTACTTGTGTTTTTTGTTTGAGTTT from the Bernardetia sp. genome contains:
- a CDS encoding DUF6935 domain-containing protein, which encodes MLRHSIVLLCLGFLTFSCQNSSEKQANQTQETKTETSSQTSSDVNTSENTETTKAETQTKNTSTPISATQTENTVEISRLPQNIDEFLEVRDKISQTPEGGAAMFIVATMMYVNSPENDLAPITVAVAKKRLQENTKGYKGYIPNPSDLRLIKDQFKRYPFLPNSYVLGTSPQDGYNISDKPLKFSFSTNKYSGSADEGSLKLFVPSSGADSPRPIKVTRNDKGVWKADEWSSLLVGIR